CCCTGATCGAGTGCGGCCTGGACCTGCGCGGCCAGCGTCCGGGTGGCCGATTCCGACGAAAGGGGCCCGTAGTCACCGTTCTCGTACGACTGGGCACCGATGGCTGCCGTGAACTTGGCAGCGAACTCGTCGAAGTACTCATCCAGGACGACGACGCGCTTGGAACCCATACAGCTTTGACCGGTGTTGTCCATCCGGCCGGCCACGGCGTGCTTCACGGCGTTGTCCAAGTCGGCGCCATCGAGCACGAGGAAGACGTCGGAACCACCGAGCTCGAGGACGCACTTCTTCAAGGCCCTACCCGCCTGCTCGGCAACGATCGCACCGACGCGCTCGGATCCGGTGAGGGAGACACCCTGCACCCGGTCGTCCGCGATGACGGTCGACAGCTGAGCGTGACTGGCGAAGACGTTGACGTAGGCGCCCTCGGGGAAGCCGGCGTCGTCGAACAGTTGCTGCAACGCCAGCGCCGATTCGGGGCACTGACTGGCGTGCCGCAGGATGATCGTGTTGCCCAGGATCAGATTGGGTACCGCGAATCGGGCGACCTGGTAGTAGGGGTAGTTCCACGGCATGATACCCAAGACCACGCCGATCCCCTGGTAGCGGAAGAAGCTCCTTAGGCCATCGGCGGTGTGCAGCTCCTCATCGGCCAGCCACTCCTCGGCGTTGTCGGCGAACGCGGCGCAGATCTTGGCGGAGAACTCGATCTCCCCGATGCCCTGGGACAAGGGCTTGCCCATCTCCCGGTTGATGATCTTGGCCAGCTCGTCCTGACGCTGGCTGAACAGCTCCGAGAGCCGGCGGGCAAGGGCGGCGCGCTCGCGGACGCTAGTGCGACGGGCCCATCCCTGGTAGGCGGCGTGGGCCGAAGCCAGCGCGGCTTCGACCTGCTCGTCCGTGCTCTCGGGGTACTCAGCGAGCTGTTGGCCCGTGGCCGGGTCGGTGACGGTGAACGTTCCCATTCGTAGTCCTCCTCGATCACTGTGCGCTTCCTGCACCCGGCGGTCCTGCCCGGTCGCCGAAGCCGACCGGCGAGCCGGTCGCGTGTCCTGGCTCCGGCGGCGGCAGCCGACGCTGCCGCCCCCGGGTGGGCCGCCGGTGGATCCCGGCGGCGCGGGGCAGGTCAGGCCTGGCCGTCCGGTACGGTCGTCGTCCCGTAGTACCGCTGACGCTGGCGCCCTTGGCGGTGCTTAGCACCACCTTCCAGCGTCTCCGGACGCTGGGAGGTCATGGCCGCCCCGACGTCCCAGAAGGCACCGTTGCCCGTAAGGAAGCGCCACGGCTCCACGTGCGCGACGATCACCGCCGGCCGGTCCTCGACCGCGCGCGCCTCCTTCAGAGCCAGCGTGAACTCCTCGATCGTCTTCGTCGTCCAAGAGGCCGCCCCGAAACTTGCGGCGTTCGCGGCGATGTCCACCGGAACGACCGCGCCGTCGAGTCGACCGGTCTGGGCGTTCGCCTCGCGCAGCTGGGTGCCGAACTCGTGGTCGGGGCCGCCCTTGGCGACCTGCAGCGGCCAGATGCACTGGTGTCCACTGTTGTCGACGATCACGACCGTGATCTTCTGCCGCAGCTGCACTGCAGTGATCAGCTCAGTCGGCTGCATGTAGTACGTGCCATCACCGATCAGGACGAAGACTTCACCCTCGGTGTCACCGCGACCCAGCTTGGCACCCAAACCAGCGGGGATCTCGTGGCCCATGCAGGAGTTGGCGTACTCAAAGTGGATCTCGGTGCCGTTCGAGGTGTCCCACGCCTTGTGAACGCCTTCGACGACGCCACCGGACCCCAGCACCAGGGTGTCGTGCCCGTCCACGTGTGCGTTCAGCTGAGCGATGACCTGAGCCTGGCTCATCAGTTCGCCGGGGAAGTCCTGCAGATCGTGCGCGAGGTTGTCGGCCGTGACCTGCTGGGCTGCGCTGACGGCGTCATTCCAGGTGGCGTCGGCGTGGTAGCCGACCGCCGCCAGACCTGTGTGCAGCGAGGTCAGGGACAGACGGGCATCGCCCACGACGGGGAAGGACCCCATCTTGTGCGCATCGAAGGAACTGACGTTCAGGTGTACGAAGCGCACGTCGGGGTTCTCGAACAGCGAGTGCGACGCGGTGATGAAGTCCTGCAGGCGGGT
This Kineococcus aurantiacus DNA region includes the following protein-coding sequences:
- a CDS encoding NAD-dependent succinate-semialdehyde dehydrogenase, translating into MGTFTVTDPATGQQLAEYPESTDEQVEAALASAHAAYQGWARRTSVRERAALARRLSELFSQRQDELAKIINREMGKPLSQGIGEIEFSAKICAAFADNAEEWLADEELHTADGLRSFFRYQGIGVVLGIMPWNYPYYQVARFAVPNLILGNTIILRHASQCPESALALQQLFDDAGFPEGAYVNVFASHAQLSTVIADDRVQGVSLTGSERVGAIVAEQAGRALKKCVLELGGSDVFLVLDGADLDNAVKHAVAGRMDNTGQSCMGSKRVVVLDEYFDEFAAKFTAAIGAQSYENGDYGPLSSESATRTLAAQVQAALDQGADLLVGDNAPRGNVYTPSVIGGVTPSMDVYSEELFGPVAQLYRVSSDEEAIELANSSPYGLGSVIMCQDLARAERVGSQLETGMVFINAAGIGGPDVPFGGVKKSGYGRELGKVGMLEFANKKLFRFAQ
- the iolD gene encoding 3D-(3,5/4)-trihydroxycyclohexane-1,2-dione acylhydrolase (decyclizing) translates to MSSTTAVDTGTDAAPAGTRRRTVAQAIVEYLQVQHSELDGVRRRLIPGLYGIFGHGNSVGLAQATDEYGSDFPFYPGKNEQSMVHAAIGYARANNRASTLACTASAGPGSTNMVTGAATATTNRLPVLLFPADIINNRKGDPVLQQVEHPVERDVSANDCFRPVSRYFDRITTPSQLLSTLPEAMRVLTDPVETGAVVVCLPQDIQGEEYDFPEAFFTPRVWHIRRRPAAEDEISGAIEIIRNAKHPLIIAGGGVRYSAASEELARFSDDFGIPVSETYAGKGSGPVSDLNVGGVGVTGTVGANQLAQRSDCVISVGTRLQDFITASHSLFENPDVRFVHLNVSSFDAHKMGSFPVVGDARLSLTSLHTGLAAVGYHADATWNDAVSAAQQVTADNLAHDLQDFPGELMSQAQVIAQLNAHVDGHDTLVLGSGGVVEGVHKAWDTSNGTEIHFEYANSCMGHEIPAGLGAKLGRGDTEGEVFVLIGDGTYYMQPTELITAVQLRQKITVVIVDNSGHQCIWPLQVAKGGPDHEFGTQLREANAQTGRLDGAVVPVDIAANAASFGAASWTTKTIEEFTLALKEARAVEDRPAVIVAHVEPWRFLTGNGAFWDVGAAMTSQRPETLEGGAKHRQGRQRQRYYGTTTVPDGQA